TTCTTTTTACTTGACTTCAAGATCATTAGTGATTATATTATGTAACATAAGATTATTTTTAAGATTAGGAATCGGCTCACCTATAATTATCTGTATTTAGGGTAGTTAGTACTAGCTTTTACAAAAATTTAATTTTTTACTTGACAAACCCAAATTATTTTTGTATATTTTTTGTTGCAAAATATCAACTTACCATTAGTTTCCCTGCCAATTTTATAGTGTTGCACACACTAATTTGTGGGTCGGAAGGAATCAAAACGAGGAAGTGGGCATGCGTGATAAAAAGATCAAGCTGATTTTCTTTTCTTTGCGTGATTCGAAAGTCAAAGATTACGCATTAGACGGAAAAAAGCTGTTGTTCATCTCATTGCTGGCAATAGTTTTTTTGGTGCTTGCGGTAGGTGCCGGCATCAAATATTTTACTGGCTGGCTCGATGACACTAAAGTTGAATCACTCGAGCAAGCGAATGCCAGTCTGATGAAACAGCTAGGAAAAATACGCGACAACATTCAGGAGGTAAAGCACCAAATCCGCGTATGGGAACAGCGAGATGATGAAATGCGGCTTATGGCGGGGTTGGATACACTGAGCCAGGATGTTCGCATGGCGGGCGTTGGCGGTCCTGAAATCGCCTACTCCGAGGAGTTTGATCTATTGCCTCATCCGATAAAAAATGAAGTGGTTGAAACTTCCGAATTAATCGATCAGCTCAAACGACAACTGCAATTGCTAACGGAAAGCCGCAAAGCAATAGACGAAGCCTTGAAAAACAGAAGCGACGAAATCAGCCACATCCCCACCATTAAACCAGTGCGCAGAGGTAGATTAACCGCCCGATTTGGCTATCGGATCGATCCCTTCACCGGAGCGCGCGCCAAACACATGGGCATTGATCTCGGTGCGCCGGAAGGGACGCCGATTTTCGCTCCCGCAGACGGTGTCGTTATTAAAGTGGTAAAGACATACAAGCCGCATAAAAGCTACGGCAGATATGTCGTCATTGACCACGGCAATGGCTACCGCACTGTGTACGGTCACATGCACAGCGTCAAAGTTCGCATGGGTCAAAAAGTCAAACGATGGGACGTTATCGGCACAGTGGGGCAGACCGGCCGCGCCACGGGGCCTCATCTCCATTACGAAGTCATTGCTTACGGCAAAAAAATGAATCCGCTCAATTATATTTACGAATAAAATTTGACCGGAAAAATTTTCTCTGCATAAAGCGACAAGCAAGTGAAAATGAAAAATTGACAATGTAAGAGAACAATTAAACTTTTGCCCAAAAAACGAAGATTTAACTGATAATACTATAAAGCTCTCAGTGCGAGGGCTTTTTTTTATGAAATCTGCGCACAGCCACGGCACAAAATTTGTAACTTCATTTACTATCGGCAATGATCAATTTTGCTCATCATCCCCAAAAAGATTTTTCAGCAAAATAATCCGGTTGTCAATATATATTATTGATCACGTGGCAAAAGAAAATTAAATTTTGGGGGGCGTTATGGCGTCAATCTTACCCT
The sequence above is drawn from the Calditrichota bacterium genome and encodes:
- a CDS encoding peptidoglycan DD-metalloendopeptidase family protein; amino-acid sequence: MRDKKIKLIFFSLRDSKVKDYALDGKKLLFISLLAIVFLVLAVGAGIKYFTGWLDDTKVESLEQANASLMKQLGKIRDNIQEVKHQIRVWEQRDDEMRLMAGLDTLSQDVRMAGVGGPEIAYSEEFDLLPHPIKNEVVETSELIDQLKRQLQLLTESRKAIDEALKNRSDEISHIPTIKPVRRGRLTARFGYRIDPFTGARAKHMGIDLGAPEGTPIFAPADGVVIKVVKTYKPHKSYGRYVVIDHGNGYRTVYGHMHSVKVRMGQKVKRWDVIGTVGQTGRATGPHLHYEVIAYGKKMNPLNYIYE